From Longimicrobiaceae bacterium:
CCAGGAACGCCGCGCCCCCCGCGTAGCCGACGGCCGCGCCGCCGCGCCGCACCCAGTCGCGCAGGCGGTCCGTCCCCGCGGCCACCGGGGCCCCGTAGCGGCCGTCCGGGAAGACGACCACGTCGAACTCGTCCAGCGGGAGGCTCGCGAAGTCGGCCGTGCGCACCGGGGTGAAGGGCTGGGCGATGCGGCGCTCCAGGTGGAACCAGAGCGCGCCGTACGAGGTGGGGTCCACCCCGTCGCCGGCCAGCACGGCGATGCGGGGCGCCCGCAGCGTGCGCACCGACCCCGAGCCGGTCCCCACTGCCCCGCGCTCCTGGAAGGCCGTCTGCGAGGCGAGCACCCGCACCCCCGCGTCCCGGGCCAGGGCGTCGATGCGCGCGTGCAGCTCCGGGCGGTTGCGGTCGGTCCGGGCGACGAAGGTGCCGCGCGGGAAGTCGGCGCCGTCCACCACCAGGTCGCGGCTGGAGACGGCCACGTTGAAGCCCTCGCCCATCAGGCGGGCGAGGAGGCGGGTGGCGCCGTCGGTCCCCGCGGGCCAGACGTAGGCGCTGGCGGCCCGCCCCGTCACGCCGCCCGGGAGGGGCCAGGCCACCTCGCCCTCCCAGCCGCCGGGCGCCTTCAGCGCGCCCTCCTCCAGGCGCAGCGGCTCCGACGCCAGCCCCACCCTGTCGCCGGTCCACAGGGCGGAGGCGCCGTGGGCCATGGGGAGGTTCCAGGCGGTGACGTCGTAGAAGGCGTACCGCTCCTGCTGGCCCTCCGCGCGGCGCGCGTTGCGGGCGCGGCGCTCGCTCTCCTGCCGTACGAAGCTCTGCGGGAGCGGGGTCTCCGGGGCGAGGAGCACCCGCGCCAGCCGCGAGGCCGGCTGCGCCAGGTCCACCACGTACGAGCCCGCGGGCACCCCGCGCGTCTCCCGCCGCCCCGTCAGGTAGTCCGTCCCGGTCACCCGGCCGCCCGAGGTGACGCGCCGCACCTCGATCCCGTGGCGGAGCAGGGTGGTGGCGATCCTGGCCGCGAGGTGCGGGTCCGGATCAGCGCTGATGATGACGGTGCGGAGCGGACCGCGGCTCCCCTCCCGCACCGCGGAGGCGAAGAACTCGTGGAAGTCGCGCATCCGCGCCTCGCGGTTGCGGACGGCGGTCTCGATCGTCGCGAGCGAAGCTACGAAGTGCCCCGCGATCCCGTCCGCGAAGGTCAGGATGGTGCCGTCGTCCCGCCGCCACCGCACCCCCCTGTTTCCGCCGCCGTCCGTCTCGTAGGTCATCCCCGTGGCGCCGTGGAAGCTCGGGTACGAGTCCCAGTAGCCGGGGTAGTGCAGGTCGAACACGTCGCGGGTGAAGTACGGCCACCCCTGGCGGTCGAACGCCGCGGCGTTGCCGCGCCCGAACACCTCCAGCCACCGCTCCGTCTGCGGGGGAAGGAAGGGGTTCACCGGGTCGGCGGCGGGGGGGAAGAAGTACTGCGTCGTCTGTCCGTGCAGGTCCGCGAACACCTGGGGACGCCAGCGCTGCAGCTCCGCCGCCACCGCGCGCGACTCGGTCTGCACCAGCCCCAGCGCGTCGCGGTTCAGGTCGAACTGGTAGTGGTTGTTGTTGGTGCTCATCCCCCAGGGCGCCCGGTGCTCCATCGCGACGGGGTTTGCGTCGCCCGTCACGAAGGCGTTGTACCAGGCCACGTGCCGCTCGTGGCTCTCGGGGTTGTGGGCCAGGTTGATCAGCGTGAGCGCCCCGTCCCGCAGGGCGCGCGTGCGGTCGTCCTCCCCGGCCGCGAGCTGGTAGGCGAGCTGGATCGCCGCCTCGAACGCCGCCGTCTCGTTCCCGTCGTTGGCCGCGTTGATCCACACCCCGATCGGTGTCCGGGCCGCGATGGCCG
This genomic window contains:
- a CDS encoding M14 family metallopeptidase, which produces MQRLRTASALFLAGAALAAAPGAAQDLPQIPQQPAGCRSEMDARLAFGMCPDSTFDFYATRSYREGVPRPEEVLGYPVGSWHTTYGRMERYLDALARAAPGRVRVMPYGKSVEHHVMYLVAVSSEENIGRLDAIRADLQALADPRRTSAAQAAAIAARTPIGVWINAANDGNETAAFEAAIQLAYQLAAGEDDRTRALRDGALTLINLAHNPESHERHVAWYNAFVTGDANPVAMEHRAPWGMSTNNNHYQFDLNRDALGLVQTESRAVAAELQRWRPQVFADLHGQTTQYFFPPAADPVNPFLPPQTERWLEVFGRGNAAAFDRQGWPYFTRDVFDLHYPGYWDSYPSFHGATGMTYETDGGGNRGVRWRRDDGTILTFADGIAGHFVASLATIETAVRNREARMRDFHEFFASAVREGSRGPLRTVIISADPDPHLAARIATTLLRHGIEVRRVTSGGRVTGTDYLTGRRETRGVPAGSYVVDLAQPASRLARVLLAPETPLPQSFVRQESERRARNARRAEGQQERYAFYDVTAWNLPMAHGASALWTGDRVGLASEPLRLEEGALKAPGGWEGEVAWPLPGGVTGRAASAYVWPAGTDGATRLLARLMGEGFNVAVSSRDLVVDGADFPRGTFVARTDRNRPELHARIDALARDAGVRVLASQTAFQERGAVGTGSGSVRTLRAPRIAVLAGDGVDPTSYGALWFHLERRIAQPFTPVRTADFASLPLDEFDVVVFPDGRYGAPVAAGTDRLRDWVRRGGAAVGYAGGAAFL